One Nonomuraea angiospora DNA segment encodes these proteins:
- a CDS encoding NAD-dependent epimerase/dehydratase family protein — MRILMTGAAGKVGTLLRPRLARDGRTLRLSDLHPIEPGPGEEWVTADLADPAAVAEAMKGVDAVIHLGGQSREHPWADIVQANINGTQVLLEAAREEGVQQLVLMGSHHAAGYHTRPADGSDLPDYAFPRPDTFYGVSKVVMEALGSLYHDRFGMNVTVVRLGTCNEAPGDTRGLATWISPDDLARLIEAALTAPGYHVVWGVSDNARRWWSLEEAKAIGYESRDSSEPHAAARIAELGEPDLSEPLHNRAGGVFTLNELGGRW; from the coding sequence ATGCGCATTCTTATGACCGGAGCTGCTGGAAAAGTTGGCACGCTGCTCCGCCCACGGCTCGCCCGTGACGGCCGCACGCTGCGGCTTTCCGACCTTCACCCGATCGAGCCGGGCCCCGGCGAGGAGTGGGTGACGGCCGACCTCGCCGACCCGGCCGCGGTGGCCGAGGCGATGAAGGGCGTGGACGCGGTGATCCACCTTGGCGGCCAGAGCCGGGAACATCCCTGGGCGGACATCGTGCAGGCCAACATCAACGGCACGCAAGTGCTTTTGGAGGCGGCGCGCGAGGAGGGCGTCCAGCAGTTGGTGCTCATGGGCAGCCACCACGCGGCCGGTTACCACACCCGGCCCGCTGACGGCTCCGACCTGCCCGACTACGCCTTTCCCCGGCCTGACACCTTTTACGGAGTGAGCAAGGTCGTCATGGAGGCGCTCGGGAGCCTGTACCACGACCGCTTCGGCATGAACGTCACCGTGGTCCGGCTCGGCACCTGCAACGAGGCCCCCGGCGACACGCGCGGGCTGGCCACGTGGATCTCGCCTGATGACCTGGCCCGGCTGATCGAGGCGGCGCTGACCGCGCCCGGGTACCACGTGGTGTGGGGGGTCTCGGACAACGCGCGGCGGTGGTGGTCGCTGGAGGAGGCCAAGGCCATCGGGTACGAGTCCCGCGACTCCTCCGAACCCCACGCGGCGGCGCGCATCGCCGAGCTGGGGGAGCCGGATCTTTCTGAGCCGCTCCACAACCGTGCCGGAGGGGTGTTCACCCTCAACGAGCTGGGGGGTCGCTGGTAA
- a CDS encoding tyrosine-protein phosphatase produces MPLLNLRDVATETALRPGVLYRSAQPHTLTAEDAKLVAGLRLIADLRGDLYVGLLRHRTTWFAGVVAEIADGLPALVHCAAGKDRTGIVVALILDLLGVEHEAIVRAYALTAKALPDVMLMLEMTPSWDAPAALPEAPESAMRTFLAALGELGGAERLLLANGLTKAHADRLRAALVP; encoded by the coding sequence ATGCCTCTCCTCAACCTCCGGGACGTCGCGACGGAGACCGCGCTGCGCCCCGGTGTGCTCTACCGCTCCGCGCAGCCGCACACCCTCACGGCCGAGGACGCGAAGCTGGTGGCCGGGCTGCGGCTCATCGCCGACCTGCGCGGCGACCTGTACGTCGGCCTCCTGCGGCACAGGACGACCTGGTTCGCCGGCGTCGTCGCCGAGATCGCCGACGGCCTGCCCGCCCTCGTCCACTGCGCCGCCGGCAAGGACCGCACCGGCATCGTCGTCGCGCTGATCCTCGACCTGCTCGGCGTGGAGCACGAGGCCATCGTCCGCGCCTACGCGCTCACCGCGAAGGCGCTGCCCGACGTCATGCTCATGCTGGAGATGACGCCGTCGTGGGACGCGCCCGCCGCCCTGCCGGAGGCGCCGGAGAGCGCGATGCGGACGTTCCTGGCCGCGCTGGGCGAGCTGGGCGGCGCGGAGCGACTCCTGCTGGCCAACGGCCTCACCAAGGCGCACGCGGACCGCCTCAGGGCCGCCCTCGTCCCCTGA
- a CDS encoding aldose epimerase family protein has translation MNFGTLPSGESVELVELSSGRLRAEVLTYGAIVRSLEVSGRNVVLGLDTLEDYLTRSRYFGAVVGRYGNRIANGRFTLDGVEYELAVNNGTAHLHGGIVGFDKKVWSIESNDDKSVTLRLISPDGDEGYPGTLTARVTYTLEDDALRIDYEMEAEAPTVVNLTNHSYFDLSGEGDVRDHVVRIDAEHYLPVDEAKIPTGELAPVKGTAFDFTEPHAVGERNDGAYDHCYVLGGGGATVTAGGLTMEVTTTEPGVQFYTGHMLDGDATPYGPFGGLCLETQHFPDSPNKPQFPSTVLRPGRRRTSTTTYKFIS, from the coding sequence ATGAACTTCGGAACGCTGCCGTCAGGGGAGAGCGTCGAGCTGGTGGAGCTGTCGTCGGGACGGCTGCGCGCCGAGGTGCTCACGTACGGCGCCATCGTGCGCTCGCTGGAGGTGTCCGGCCGCAACGTGGTGCTCGGCCTGGACACGCTGGAGGACTACCTGACCCGCAGCCGCTACTTCGGCGCGGTCGTCGGCAGGTACGGCAACCGCATCGCGAACGGCCGCTTCACCCTGGACGGCGTCGAGTACGAGCTGGCCGTCAACAACGGCACCGCCCACCTGCACGGCGGCATCGTGGGCTTCGACAAGAAGGTGTGGTCCATCGAGTCCAACGACGACAAGTCGGTGACGCTCAGGCTGATCAGCCCCGACGGCGACGAGGGCTACCCCGGCACGCTGACCGCCCGGGTGACGTACACGCTCGAGGACGACGCGCTCCGCATCGACTACGAGATGGAGGCCGAGGCCCCGACCGTGGTCAACCTGACCAACCACTCCTACTTCGACCTCTCGGGCGAGGGCGACGTGCGCGACCACGTCGTGCGGATCGACGCCGAGCACTACCTGCCGGTGGACGAGGCCAAGATCCCCACGGGGGAGCTCGCGCCGGTCAAGGGCACGGCGTTCGACTTCACCGAGCCGCACGCGGTGGGGGAGCGCAACGACGGCGCCTACGACCACTGCTACGTGCTCGGCGGTGGCGGCGCCACGGTGACGGCCGGCGGGCTGACCATGGAGGTCACGACGACCGAGCCGGGCGTGCAGTTCTACACCGGCCACATGCTGGACGGGGACGCGACGCCGTACGGGCCCTTCGGCGGGCTGTGCCTGGAGACGCAGCACTTCCCCGACTCGCCCAACAAGCCCCAGTTCCCCTCCACCGTGCTCCGGCCGGGCCGCCGGCGCACCTCGACGACCACGTACAAATTCATCTCCTGA
- a CDS encoding SpoIIE family protein phosphatase, translating to MDTTRVSSTAFDGTPHAPAQARKFVRQVLGEWRLSHLAEDAVLLTSELVTNAVVHAGTGVELTCRLDVTASPPKLEIEVDDRHPARTVLAAGPPPEPTRTSGRGLALAGMLADAWGVTYTRTAKRVWVRMEISDGCDVQEAAPAPPSAAPIETLHVGVIVADRDGVVRSWNPEAEKLLGWRADQAVGRPLERLVAWRGHGPYALSLADTLGLGRWRGEARMRHQDGRLVPVYVSHQRSTRQRCSIWMVVAADHGYVLTPPPAPQPGGAGRRIKDLLDQDMPFAELLDTIARIVQISSGGDAAYVLLAAEGGNRFGVAAGAGATAGLVGVLATGVFGAERTTPTMIEDLLAVDVELAQQLRARSLACAPLLVGGELAGYIVVTAAQPDRFDQELTVSLQHIAGQVAVPVQRERLAEQDRAHRGRLSFLAEAGELLAGVHDEELIAALAAQLVVPKIATWAAVYLTDLAGMTRLAHVWHSEERHNADLRKSLPAIPRTALHEVSWPVGPETVLSFPLLTQGRSHGALVIGRTEPTLPLELADLLSDLCRLVALNLHTAMLYARQATTSRVLQRSLLPMRVAPMPGLESAVVYEPAEEGAHVGGDFYDLFTVADHWCFALGDVCGSGPEAAAVTGLARHAVRLLAKEHYTVADIFDRLNHALLEEGEEGRFLSLLCGELTPLPQGGALCTIASAGHPPPLLLRPDGKVEPMASPQLLLGIESGARFYVETFELAPEELLLCVTDGVTERRNGDRLLDDGDGLAELLSGCTGLSAHAVAERVRHAVETFAEEPSQDDVALLVIKASAAPHPVRR from the coding sequence GTGGACACGACCAGGGTGTCGAGCACGGCCTTCGACGGGACGCCCCATGCCCCGGCTCAGGCGCGCAAGTTCGTCCGCCAGGTGCTCGGCGAATGGCGCCTGAGCCATCTGGCGGAGGACGCCGTGCTGCTGACCAGCGAACTCGTCACGAACGCCGTCGTGCACGCGGGCACCGGCGTCGAGCTCACCTGCCGCCTGGACGTGACGGCCAGCCCCCCGAAGCTGGAGATCGAGGTCGACGACCGCCACCCCGCGCGGACGGTCCTGGCGGCCGGGCCCCCGCCCGAGCCGACGCGCACGTCGGGGCGCGGCCTCGCGCTCGCGGGCATGCTGGCCGACGCCTGGGGCGTCACGTACACGAGGACCGCCAAGCGCGTCTGGGTGCGCATGGAGATCTCGGACGGCTGCGACGTCCAGGAGGCCGCGCCGGCGCCGCCCAGCGCGGCGCCCATCGAGACCCTGCACGTCGGCGTGATCGTCGCCGACCGCGACGGGGTCGTGCGGTCGTGGAACCCGGAGGCCGAGAAGCTGCTCGGCTGGCGGGCCGACCAGGCGGTGGGCCGGCCCCTCGAGCGGTTAGTGGCCTGGCGCGGCCACGGGCCGTACGCGCTGTCCCTGGCCGACACCCTCGGCCTGGGCCGCTGGCGGGGCGAGGCGCGCATGCGGCACCAGGACGGCCGGCTCGTCCCCGTCTACGTCTCCCACCAGCGCTCCACGCGGCAGCGCTGCTCGATCTGGATGGTGGTGGCCGCCGACCACGGCTACGTGCTGACGCCGCCGCCGGCGCCGCAGCCGGGCGGGGCGGGCCGGCGCATCAAGGACCTGCTCGACCAGGACATGCCCTTCGCCGAGCTGCTCGACACGATCGCCCGGATCGTGCAGATCTCCAGCGGGGGCGACGCCGCTTACGTGCTGCTCGCCGCGGAGGGCGGCAACAGGTTCGGCGTGGCGGCGGGCGCGGGCGCGACGGCGGGGCTGGTGGGGGTGCTGGCCACCGGAGTGTTCGGGGCGGAGCGCACGACCCCCACGATGATCGAGGACCTGCTCGCCGTGGACGTCGAGCTGGCCCAGCAGCTGCGGGCCAGGTCGCTGGCGTGCGCGCCGCTGCTGGTGGGCGGCGAGCTGGCCGGCTACATCGTGGTGACGGCCGCCCAGCCGGACCGCTTCGACCAGGAGCTCACGGTCAGCCTCCAGCACATCGCCGGCCAGGTGGCCGTGCCCGTGCAGCGCGAGCGGCTGGCCGAGCAGGACCGCGCGCACCGGGGGCGGCTGTCGTTCCTGGCCGAGGCGGGCGAGCTGCTCGCGGGCGTGCACGACGAGGAGCTGATCGCGGCGCTGGCCGCGCAGCTCGTCGTGCCCAAGATCGCCACCTGGGCGGCCGTCTACCTGACCGACCTCGCGGGCATGACCAGGCTCGCCCACGTCTGGCACAGCGAGGAGCGCCACAACGCCGACCTGCGCAAGTCGCTGCCCGCCATCCCGCGCACCGCCCTCCACGAGGTGAGCTGGCCGGTCGGTCCCGAGACCGTGCTGTCGTTCCCGCTGCTCACGCAGGGCAGGTCGCATGGCGCGCTGGTGATCGGGCGCACCGAGCCGACCCTGCCGCTGGAGCTGGCCGACCTGCTGTCGGACCTGTGCCGCCTGGTGGCGCTCAACCTGCACACCGCCATGCTGTACGCCAGGCAGGCGACCACCTCACGGGTGCTGCAGCGCAGCCTGCTGCCCATGCGCGTGGCGCCCATGCCCGGCCTGGAGTCCGCGGTCGTCTACGAGCCGGCCGAGGAGGGCGCGCACGTCGGGGGCGACTTCTACGACCTGTTCACGGTGGCCGACCACTGGTGCTTCGCGCTGGGCGACGTCTGCGGCAGCGGGCCCGAGGCGGCCGCCGTCACCGGGCTCGCCCGCCACGCCGTACGCCTGCTGGCCAAGGAGCACTACACGGTGGCCGACATCTTCGACCGGCTCAACCACGCGCTGCTGGAGGAGGGCGAGGAGGGCAGGTTCCTCAGCCTGCTGTGCGGCGAGCTGACCCCGCTGCCGCAGGGCGGCGCGCTCTGCACGATCGCCTCCGCGGGCCACCCGCCCCCGCTCCTGCTGCGGCCTGACGGCAAGGTCGAGCCCATGGCGAGCCCGCAGCTGCTGCTGGGCATCGAGTCCGGCGCCAGGTTCTACGTCGAGACGTTCGAGCTGGCGCCGGAGGAGCTGCTGCTGTGCGTCACCGACGGGGTGACCGAGCGGCGCAACGGCGACCGGCTGCTCGACGACGGCGACGGGCTGGCCGAGCTGCTGTCCGGCTGCACGGGGCTGAGCGCCCACGCGGTGGCCGAACGCGTGCGGCACGCGGTCGAGACGTTCGCCGAGGAGCCGTCGCAGGACGACGTGGCCCTGTTGGTGATCAAGGCCTCCGCCGCCCCGCACCCCGTCAGGAGATGA
- a CDS encoding LacI family DNA-binding transcriptional regulator, with the protein MAATIKDVARACGVHVSTVSRTFSAPHLVNPATRSRVLAAADDLGYRPNRAARALTTGRTFNMGLIVADISNPFFPPLIKAAQAQARGRDYHVFVADTDEDPRVEEELIRTFTKQVDGVLLCSPRLSNKMIERLAEDVPFVVINRRIRGLPAVLMNVAQGAKLALEHLVGLGHRRIALVSGPIGSWTSNEMQGAAAEAPGLDLVFFGPNQPTESGGLAVAADVAACGATAVLAYNDLVALGLIEGLSEMGIGVPDQISVIGFDDILPGRLNRPKLTTVAMPAVAAGRMAVDLLLQSGGEGATVTLDTALIVRESTGRAQS; encoded by the coding sequence ATGGCGGCGACGATCAAGGACGTGGCCCGCGCCTGCGGCGTGCACGTCTCCACCGTGTCCCGCACCTTCTCCGCCCCCCACCTGGTCAATCCTGCCACCAGGAGCCGCGTGCTGGCCGCCGCCGACGACCTCGGTTACCGGCCCAACCGCGCCGCCAGGGCGCTCACGACCGGCCGCACGTTCAACATGGGCCTGATCGTGGCAGACATCTCCAACCCGTTCTTCCCGCCGCTCATCAAAGCCGCCCAGGCGCAGGCCAGAGGCCGTGACTACCACGTGTTCGTGGCCGACACCGACGAGGATCCGCGCGTCGAGGAGGAGCTGATCAGGACGTTCACCAAGCAGGTGGACGGCGTCCTGCTGTGCAGCCCTCGCCTGTCGAACAAGATGATCGAACGGCTGGCCGAGGACGTGCCGTTCGTGGTGATCAACCGGCGCATCAGGGGCCTGCCCGCCGTGCTGATGAACGTCGCCCAGGGCGCCAAGCTGGCGCTGGAGCACCTGGTCGGGCTGGGGCATCGCAGGATCGCGCTCGTCTCGGGCCCGATCGGCTCGTGGACCAGCAACGAGATGCAGGGCGCGGCGGCCGAGGCGCCGGGGCTCGACCTCGTCTTCTTCGGCCCCAACCAGCCCACGGAGTCCGGCGGCCTGGCGGTGGCCGCCGACGTGGCGGCCTGCGGGGCCACGGCGGTGCTGGCGTACAACGATCTCGTCGCGCTTGGCCTCATTGAGGGGCTGTCGGAGATGGGGATAGGGGTACCAGACCAGATAAGTGTGATCGGGTTCGACGACATCCTGCCGGGCCGGCTCAACCGGCCCAAGCTCACCACGGTGGCCATGCCGGCCGTGGCGGCCGGGAGGATGGCCGTCGACCTGCTGCTCCAGTCGGGGGGCGAGGGCGCGACAGTGACCCTCGACACCGCCCTCATTGTCAGAGAGTCCACGGGAAGGGCCCAATCATGA
- a CDS encoding sugar ABC transporter substrate-binding protein has product MSRRLLGVAVTATLAVTLTGCGSGGSSSDNALEIWIRQAPDSDSAKTAVKLADAFTKASGVKTKVVALFDDFETKLNQQAAQKKLPDIVINDTAQLGNMHSQGWLREVDKAALAGGDKLSERAWVAATGSDGKFYAAPFSAQAFALIVRKDWREKVGLEPPKTWDDLAKLAQAFTEKDPDGNGQADTAGFVIPAGTKRGYASWYASSLIYANGGDFIKSTGGGHFQATVNDPKTVEAVQYLQDQFCKTKTVNPGAVSNDTTVTHEVFEKGQGGIYLVGPYVLARFVKSVGTDKIEVLPLPKGPSGGPGTLGEGENVYMMAGSDQQDAQKKFAEFAISPEGQRIGMNKDANGAIVRLPVNTQVDMAAERQDPRWKVFQDAYANAVYAPPVPNWAPIRQDSADTINAVWADCSSNVKAAMDQLNTKLTQELQSQKAS; this is encoded by the coding sequence ATGTCACGTCGTCTGCTCGGGGTCGCGGTGACAGCGACCCTGGCCGTAACGCTGACAGGCTGCGGCTCCGGGGGATCAAGCTCAGACAACGCTCTGGAGATCTGGATCAGGCAGGCGCCCGATTCCGACTCCGCCAAGACGGCGGTGAAACTCGCCGACGCATTCACGAAGGCCAGCGGGGTGAAGACGAAAGTCGTCGCATTATTCGACGACTTCGAGACCAAGCTGAACCAGCAGGCCGCCCAGAAGAAGCTCCCCGACATTGTGATCAACGACACCGCCCAGCTCGGCAACATGCACTCGCAGGGCTGGCTGCGCGAGGTCGACAAGGCCGCGCTGGCCGGCGGTGACAAGCTGTCCGAGCGCGCGTGGGTGGCCGCCACGGGCAGCGACGGCAAGTTCTACGCCGCCCCGTTCTCCGCCCAGGCCTTCGCGCTGATCGTACGGAAGGACTGGCGCGAGAAGGTCGGCCTGGAGCCGCCGAAGACCTGGGACGACCTGGCCAAGCTGGCGCAGGCGTTCACCGAGAAGGACCCCGACGGCAACGGCCAGGCCGACACGGCGGGCTTCGTCATCCCGGCGGGCACCAAGCGCGGCTACGCCTCCTGGTACGCCTCCTCCCTCATCTACGCCAACGGCGGCGACTTCATCAAGAGCACCGGCGGCGGCCACTTCCAGGCCACGGTCAACGACCCCAAGACCGTCGAGGCCGTCCAGTACCTGCAGGACCAGTTCTGCAAGACCAAGACCGTCAACCCCGGCGCCGTGAGCAACGACACGACCGTCACGCACGAGGTGTTCGAGAAGGGCCAGGGCGGCATCTACCTGGTCGGCCCGTACGTGCTGGCCAGGTTCGTCAAGAGCGTCGGCACCGACAAGATCGAGGTCCTGCCCCTGCCCAAGGGCCCGTCCGGCGGTCCCGGCACCCTCGGCGAGGGCGAGAACGTCTACATGATGGCCGGCTCCGACCAGCAGGACGCGCAGAAGAAGTTCGCCGAGTTCGCGATCTCCCCCGAGGGCCAGAGGATCGGCATGAACAAGGACGCCAACGGCGCCATCGTCCGCCTCCCCGTCAACACGCAGGTCGACATGGCCGCCGAACGGCAGGATCCGCGCTGGAAGGTGTTCCAGGACGCGTACGCGAACGCCGTCTACGCCCCGCCCGTGCCGAACTGGGCGCCCATCCGCCAGGACTCGGCCGACACCATCAACGCGGTCTGGGCCGACTGCTCCTCCAACGTCAAGGCGGCCATGGACCAGCTGAACACCAAACTCACCCAGGAACTCCAGAGCCAGAAAGCGTCATGA
- a CDS encoding helix-turn-helix domain-containing protein: MGEAFVVQEQSIGAMLAAARQAAGLTVEQVSAATRIREAIIHGLEQDDGSQCGGDFYTRGHVKAVAKAVGLDPEATVHLYDQQHGGAPRPVAASAVFQADRKINVPERRGPNWTMALGVALAIVVVFGMMRVLGGASDQVRTADVQVASARPKVPPNMPVEQPKPAAGKAAKRTVTVEIKAKRSSYVQAHDAMGRKLFSGTLKAGKSDTWSAEDKVSVLLADASAVTLQVNGKKVQLDAGRGEMLRRSFGPPKTTSR, translated from the coding sequence GTGGGGGAGGCGTTCGTTGTGCAGGAGCAGAGCATCGGGGCCATGCTGGCGGCAGCCAGGCAAGCGGCCGGGCTGACCGTCGAGCAGGTCAGCGCGGCCACCAGGATCCGCGAGGCGATCATCCATGGCCTGGAGCAGGATGACGGCAGCCAGTGCGGTGGCGACTTCTACACCAGGGGGCACGTCAAGGCCGTGGCCAAGGCGGTGGGGCTCGATCCGGAGGCCACCGTCCATCTCTACGACCAGCAGCACGGCGGGGCGCCCAGGCCGGTCGCGGCCTCGGCCGTGTTCCAGGCCGACAGGAAGATCAACGTGCCGGAGCGGCGCGGGCCCAACTGGACGATGGCGCTCGGGGTGGCGCTGGCCATCGTGGTCGTCTTCGGCATGATGCGGGTGCTGGGCGGCGCGAGCGACCAGGTGCGGACGGCCGACGTGCAGGTGGCCTCGGCCCGGCCCAAGGTCCCGCCGAACATGCCCGTCGAGCAGCCGAAGCCGGCAGCGGGCAAGGCGGCCAAACGCACGGTGACCGTCGAGATCAAGGCGAAGCGGTCGTCGTACGTCCAGGCTCACGACGCGATGGGGCGCAAGCTGTTCTCGGGCACGCTGAAGGCCGGAAAGTCCGACACGTGGAGTGCGGAAGACAAGGTCAGCGTGCTGCTGGCGGACGCGTCGGCCGTTACGCTGCAGGTGAACGGCAAGAAGGTGCAGCTGGACGCGGGCAGGGGGGAGATGCTGCGGCGCTCGTTCGGGCCGCCCAAAACGACCTCGCGATAG
- a CDS encoding FtsK/SpoIIIE family DNA translocase: MATRTPKSASKGPAKRSTSSRSTPAKRGASSTGRPRAASGRKPSMTHQDPISWVFTMIGKLIVGLWMLLANGIGSTARALGKNARELDPAHRRDGVGLTVLAGAIVLAAMTWRNADGAVSGVVNTTVHAVFGSLAWALPLLFGLLAWRYLRHPDQNADTGRMVIGWAALMVGVLGVIHVANGTPYPAGEGQGMDKVSQAGGMVGFIVSAPPMSILPPWITIPLLLLLSGFGVLVITATPVHRIPERLAELRHMLFERHAEPEPRQPGKKRVRTSKKPAEEGADSVKPYDTPVLSDKTDKRPEHSPEIVPGLTDEEEAPAAEAEKRPEPPQPTPAPRKVEQLVLSPQAGPYSLPDLQFLKQGTAPKPQTKANTTVVNALTSVLEQFAIDAQVIGFTRGPTVTRYEIELGPAVKVEKVTALTKNIAYAVKSADVRILSPIPGKSAIGVEIPNADKDLVALGDVLRAQVAQADHHPMIVGLGKDVEGRTIVANLAKMPHLLIAGATGAGKSVCVNGLITSILMRATPDEVRMVLVDPKRVELSVYEGIPHLITPIITNPKKAAEALEWVVGEMDRRYDDLAASGFRHVDEFNKAVRAGKLQPPPGSERVYQPYPYLLVIVDELADLMMVAPRDVEDSIVRITQLARAAGIHLVIATQRPSVDVVTGLIKANVPSRLAFAVSSLTDSRVILDQPGADKLVGQGDALFLPMGASKPIRIQNAFVSEKEIAEIVSHCKTQMQVEYRDDVAAAPVKREIDEDIGDDLDLLIQAAELIVTTQFGSTSMLQRKLRVGFAKAGRLMDLLESRNVVGPSEGSKAREVMVKPDDLPGLLADLRGE; the protein is encoded by the coding sequence ATGGCCACCCGTACGCCGAAAAGCGCATCGAAGGGGCCGGCGAAGCGGTCGACCTCGTCTCGCTCGACCCCCGCCAAGCGCGGGGCCTCCTCGACGGGGCGTCCCCGGGCGGCCTCCGGTCGCAAGCCTTCGATGACCCACCAGGACCCGATCAGCTGGGTCTTCACGATGATCGGCAAGCTGATCGTCGGGCTGTGGATGCTGCTCGCCAACGGCATCGGCAGCACGGCTCGCGCGCTGGGCAAGAACGCCCGCGAGCTCGATCCCGCGCACCGGCGCGACGGGGTGGGCCTGACGGTGCTCGCGGGAGCGATCGTGCTGGCGGCCATGACGTGGCGCAACGCCGACGGGGCCGTCTCCGGCGTGGTGAACACGACCGTGCACGCCGTGTTCGGCTCGCTGGCGTGGGCGCTGCCGCTGCTGTTCGGGCTGCTGGCCTGGCGCTACCTGCGCCATCCCGACCAGAACGCCGACACCGGGCGCATGGTGATCGGGTGGGCCGCGCTGATGGTCGGCGTGCTGGGCGTCATCCACGTGGCCAACGGCACCCCCTACCCGGCCGGCGAGGGCCAGGGCATGGACAAGGTGTCGCAGGCCGGGGGCATGGTCGGGTTCATCGTGTCGGCGCCGCCGATGAGCATCCTGCCGCCGTGGATCACGATCCCGCTGCTGCTGCTCCTGTCCGGGTTCGGCGTGCTGGTGATCACCGCCACCCCCGTGCACCGGATCCCGGAGCGGCTGGCCGAGCTCAGGCACATGCTCTTCGAGCGGCATGCCGAGCCCGAGCCGCGGCAGCCGGGCAAGAAGCGGGTCAGGACCTCCAAGAAGCCCGCCGAGGAGGGGGCCGACTCGGTCAAGCCGTACGACACCCCGGTCCTGTCGGACAAGACCGACAAGCGGCCCGAGCACTCGCCCGAGATCGTGCCCGGTCTGACGGACGAGGAGGAGGCGCCCGCCGCCGAGGCCGAGAAGCGGCCGGAGCCGCCCCAGCCGACGCCCGCGCCCCGCAAGGTGGAGCAGCTCGTGCTGTCGCCGCAGGCGGGCCCGTACAGCCTGCCCGACCTGCAGTTCCTCAAGCAGGGCACGGCGCCCAAGCCGCAGACCAAGGCCAACACCACCGTGGTCAACGCGCTGACCAGCGTGCTGGAGCAGTTCGCCATCGACGCGCAGGTGATCGGGTTCACCCGGGGGCCGACGGTGACCCGCTACGAGATCGAGCTGGGGCCCGCGGTCAAGGTGGAGAAGGTCACGGCGCTCACCAAGAACATCGCGTACGCCGTCAAGTCCGCCGACGTCCGGATCCTGTCGCCCATCCCGGGCAAGTCGGCGATCGGCGTCGAGATCCCCAACGCCGACAAGGACCTGGTGGCCCTGGGCGACGTGCTGCGCGCGCAGGTGGCGCAGGCCGACCACCACCCGATGATCGTCGGCCTGGGCAAGGACGTCGAGGGCCGCACCATCGTCGCGAACCTCGCCAAGATGCCCCACCTGCTCATCGCGGGCGCCACCGGCGCCGGTAAGTCGGTCTGCGTCAACGGGCTGATCACCAGCATCCTGATGCGGGCCACGCCCGACGAGGTGCGGATGGTGCTGGTGGACCCGAAGCGGGTCGAGCTCAGCGTGTACGAGGGCATCCCCCACCTGATCACGCCGATCATCACCAACCCGAAGAAGGCCGCCGAAGCCCTCGAATGGGTCGTGGGCGAGATGGACCGGCGCTACGACGACCTGGCGGCGTCGGGGTTCCGGCACGTCGACGAGTTCAACAAGGCCGTGCGGGCCGGCAAGCTGCAGCCGCCGCCCGGGAGCGAGCGGGTCTACCAGCCGTACCCGTACCTGCTGGTGATCGTGGACGAGCTGGCCGACCTCATGATGGTGGCCCCGCGCGACGTCGAGGACTCGATCGTGCGCATCACGCAGCTCGCCCGCGCGGCCGGCATCCACCTGGTGATCGCCACCCAGCGGCCCTCCGTCGACGTCGTCACCGGCCTGATCAAGGCGAACGTGCCGTCCAGGCTGGCGTTCGCCGTGTCGAGCCTCACCGACTCGCGGGTCATCCTCGACCAGCCGGGCGCCGACAAGCTGGTCGGCCAGGGTGACGCGCTGTTCCTGCCGATGGGCGCGAGCAAGCCCATCCGCATCCAGAACGCGTTCGTCTCCGAGAAGGAGATCGCCGAGATCGTCTCGCACTGCAAGACGCAGATGCAGGTCGAGTACCGCGACGACGTCGCCGCGGCGCCGGTCAAGCGGGAGATCGACGAGGACATCGGCGACGACCTCGACCTGCTGATCCAGGCCGCTGAGCTGATCGTGACCACCCAGTTCGGGTCGACCTCGATGCTGCAGCGCAAGCTGCGGGTCGGGTTCGCCAAGGCGGGACGGCTGATGGACCTCCTGGAGAGCCGGAACGTGGTCGGCCCGAGCGAGGGCTCCAAGGCCCGCGAGGTGATGGTCAAACCGGACGATCTGCCGGGTTTGCTGGCTGACCTGCGTGGCGAATGA